AACGTGGATGACAGCGACGCCTGCTTGTCAACCTGCGTGCTGGCCAGCTGCGGCGATGGCATAGTGCAGGCCGGTGTAGAGGCCTGTGACGACGGCAATACTGACGATAGCGACGCCTGCCTGTCTACATGCGTACTAGCCAGTTGCGGCGATGGAATGTTGCAGGCGAGTGCAGAAACCTGCGACGACGGGAATCTTGACAACAGTGATGGCTGTTCGAATGCATGCCTTCCCCAGCGCTTCTGCGGTGATGGCAGCAATGACAGGCGCTTGACGGCTTCGGACGCACTGATGTTATTGCGCCGGGCTGTCGGGCAGAATCTCGTCTGCCCCGACTACGTGTGCGATGTAGACGGTAGTGGCGCGATCACGGCAACCGATGCGTTGATGGTTCTTCGAAAGGCCGTGGGTAGCGAGGTTTCGCTTAATTGCGGACCGGTGACTTCGGTGATGTTCCGGGTTGAATCGGGCGTGCCCATGGTCGATCTGGAACTGCTGGTAGAGTTCGACGCTACCGTCGGAGATTTTGTAGAAGAGGCCGGGGGCCTGCAGTGCAGGGCTATCGACGGCGCGGTGTCTGTTTCTGCGACCAGGCTGTCGCGGCAGGCGCTGAGAATCGAGCTCTTCTCTCCCGGCGCCGTGGTGGTGAGTCCGTCAAACACCGTGAGATGTGAGTTTGCGCCGGCTGTTTCTGAGCTGCGTGAATCTGACTTTGACCTGACGGTCACCGGTGCGAGTGACGCCAATAGTATCGGTGTCGTTCCCTTGCCCGCAGTCAGGGCGATACCCTGGTGAGTCGGCCGAAGATTCAGAATCCGTTTTCTTCTACGAGCCGACGATACCAGTAGGAGCTTTTCCTGGGCCCGCGGCGCTGGGTCTGTTAGGCGCAGTGAACCACCCCGTAACGACTTGTGGCCTCCAGGTTGCGCAGCCCCAGGTGAAGTCTTTCTAAAATTCCAGTGTCGCCATAGCGGGGATGCTAACACTTCGTCCCGGCGCAGCCCACGCGCCAGTACTGCCCGCATAACGGGTCTTGGGCATTGTATAACTCGTGGCTTCAACGTAGATTCGGCGAGCGAGGGGATTGCAAGGGGAATAGCAATGGGACGATTGACCGAAGAAGAAGTCGAAGACCTGCTGGCGGAAGCGGAGATCGCGGTGCTGTCGGTTGTAAATGACCAGGGGGCGCCCGAGGGCACGCCGGTCTGGTTTGAGTACCACGACAAGCGCATCCAGATAATGGTGGGCGCCAATTCGCACAAAGCGCGGTGCGCGAGGGCCAACCCTGCGGTTTCGGTCACCCTCGATACGCGGCAGGCGCCTTACCGGGGGATCTGCCTGCGCGGGACGGTGACCTTCGCCGAACCCGATAGCGAGCAAGCCCGGCGCATCGCGCGGCACTACCTGGGCGAAGAAATGGGAGACGCTTACGTCGAAGCCACGGCCGCGACCCTCGCAGAGCAGGTACTCCTCGACATCAACATAGACAGTAGCTTCAGCTGGGATTATTCGAAGGGGTTCTAAATGAAACTCGATCGACAGAGAGCTTTTATAACCGGTGCGGCTTCGGGGCTGGGTGCCGAAATAGCGCTTCTTTATGCGGCCAACGGTGCCAGGGTTTATGTCAGCGATATAAACGAGGACGCGGCTGCCTCTGTTGCCGCCCGTTGTTGTGAGCTGACCCCGGGCTCGGTATCGGGGCCTTGCGACGTGAGCGATTCGTCGTCTGTGAAAGCGGCCTTCGCGTCGTTGCTCACGGAACTCGGCGGTATCGATATCCTCGTTAATAACGCGGGCATTATTCACACCGATCCCGAGTACCTGGAGGCTAACGCGTCCGCGATGCAGGCGCAGATCGAAGAATCGATGCAGGGGGAGGGTATAAAAACCCACCTGCGCAGTATCGAGTTGCTCAGCGACGAGATGTTCGACCGCATGATGCGCATACACATGTACGGTACGTTTTACTGCTCCAGGGAAGCACTGCCGCTCATGCGCGAACAGGGCGGCGGTAGGATCATCAACATGGGGTCCCTGATGGGGGCGGCCTCGCTTACCGGAGCCCCCGACTACTGTGCCGCCAAGGGGGCCATCATGTCTTTTACCCGTGCGACGGCCAGGGAAGCCGCCAGCTACGGTGTTCGCGCCAACGCCATAGCACCGGGCTTCATAAAAACACCGCTGTTGGACCCGGTAGATAAAACGAGCCTGGACATGATTGCCATGCAGACGCCGATGCAGCGACTCGGCACGGCTTCCGAGGTAGCGACCACTGCACTGTTCCTGGCGAGCGATGACTCTTCGTTCTTTACCGGGCAGGTGCTGGCTCCCAATGGCGGCATCTACATGTCGCAGTAGACTGAGCGGCGGTGAGAATCTCCCCCGCTGTTGCAGCGTGGGCCATGGCGGTGCGTAGAAACCCAGCGCTGGTGGTTCTTGCGTGTACGATGCTCTTGTCCGCTTGCTGGGCGGTCGCCCCGCGTAGCGAGCCACGGCTGATAGTTGTTAACTCGTCGGCGGATTCGGGTAACGGCACGCTCAGGTACGCTATCGAGAGCGCCAACGCTTCTTCGCAACGCTCGATTATAGACATCAGGCTCGCGCCTTCCGATTCAATCAAGCCCGTGACCGAGCTGCCCGCCATCGAAGCCAGCGGCCTGGCGATTCACGGTCACGGAGCCTGGCTGGTGGGTGGCGCCTGCGGGCGTTCGCGTGGCCGCCGAGGCTGCGACGGGCTGGTCATCAAGGGACCGTCGGTGCAAGTACAAGAGCTCAACGCTCGCGGTTTCATGTTCGATGGAATCGCGGTGATCGGCGCATCGGCGAACGGGGTGGTACTGAGCGACTGCCACTGTCGCGACAACCTCGACGACGGTATCGGCATAACCGCTGGCGCGAGCGGGGTGCTCGTGGAGGGCTGCCTGCTCGAGGGCAACGGTTTTCGCAGCAAGGGTAAGGGCGTACTCGTGTTCGACGGTTCTTCGGCTGTACTGCGCGGCAATACGATCAGGCAGAACCGCGATGGCGTTACCGTCAGCCGGCGCTCGAGCGTTCGCCTGCTGGACAACCGCATAAGTGCCAACTTCGACAAGGGCTTGGGGGTGTCGGCGGCCTCGCTGACCGGATCGGGTAATTTGATCACCGTCAACGGGCTTGATGATCCAGCAATGAGCGCACTCTCGCGCGACGCGGGTGGCACGAGCCGGCCGCCCAACGGCGACGGTTTGCGGGTCGGACTGGGCTCACGGGTTGAACTCGCCAACACTGTCATAAGCGGTAACGCGGACGCCGGCGTTGTGGTCAACGATGATTCGCTGCTGAGGCTCAGCGGTGGGCGCGTCACCGACAACGGTAGCAGGGGGGTGGTGCTGCACGACCGCGCGTCGGTCGAACTCCGCGGGGTCGAAGTCAGGGGACACGGCGCGGGTGATCTGTTGGTCGCTGAGGGCGCAACGCTCACGCGGCAGGAAAGCGCCGAGTAACATAAAGCTGGTGCCTTCGTGGCTCAGCCGCGCTTGTTGCTCACCAGTTCTACGATGTCGTTCATGATGCTGGTCAGTTCAAAGTCCCGTGGGGTGTATACCCCTGCGACGCCCAGGGCCTTGAGTTGGTCGGCGTCCGCGTCGGGAATGATTCCGCCCACGACCAGGGTCACGTCTTCAAGCTCGAGCTTCTTCATCTTGTCTACGAGGTCGGGGACCAGCGTCATGTGTGATCCCGAAAGGATGCTCAAGCCGATCGCGTCCACGTCTTCTTCCTGGGCAGTGGCCACGATTTCGTCACTGGTCAGGCGGATGCCGTGATATATGACCTCCATGCCGCAATCGCGGGCGCGCACGGCGATCTGTTCCGCCCCGTTGCTGTGACCGTCGAGTCCCGGTTTGCCAACCAGCAGCCTCAGCGTGTGGCCGAGGCGTTCGCCGAGCGCCTTCACCTTTTCGCGTACCGCAACCACCGCGTCGCTGTCAGCCGCCGACTGGCCGCCCACGCCGGTGGGAGCGCGGTATTCACCGAACACGTCGCGCAGCACCTGTGACCACTCTCCGGTAGTCAGCCCGGCCGAAGCCGCAGCTATTGAGCTCTCCATGATGTTGCTACCGCTTGTGGCCGAATCACGGAGGGCCTGCAGGGCCGGCGCGATATCGTCTTTGTTGCGTTTTGCCCTGAAGGCTTCAAGGCGTTCGATCTGCTCGCGCTCGGCCGAAACATCGACCTTGAGGATGGCGTTGTCCATGTCCGAGGTAAGCGGCGAAGGCTCACTCTCGGCCCAGCGATTGACTCCCACAACGCACTGTTCGCCTGCTTCGATGCGGCGCAATCGCCGCGCGTTGGAATCCACCAGGCGCTGCTTCATGTAGCCAGCTTCGACGGCCTCGACCGCGCCGGCCATCTCGTCAATACGCTCGAGCTCCTCGTAGGCTTCTGCGATCAGGCTGTCCACCTTGGCCTGCACCACCGGCGATTCGTCGAGGATGTCGGCGTACTCAAGCAGGTCGGTTTCGTAGGCCATTATCTGTTGCGTTCTCAGCGCCCACTGTTGGTCCCAAGGCCGGGGCAGGCCCAGGGCCTCGTTCCAGGCCGGGAGCTGCACGGCTCTCGCGCGGGCTTTTTTGGACAACACCACCCCGAGCATCTCCAGCGCTATACGGATGGCGTTGTTCTCGGGTTGCTGTTCGGTGAGGCCCAACGAGTTGACCTGCACGCCGTAACGGAAACGCCTGAGCTTGGGGTCTTCCACGCCGTAGCGTTCGCGTCCTAGCTTGTCCCAGGTCTCGACAAACGCGCGCATCTTGCAGGTTTCTTCTATGAAACGGATACTGGCGTTCACGAAAAAAGAGATCCGGCCGAAGACCCGTACCATGGTCTCGCTGTCCATTCCGGGTCGTTTTTTGACCTCGTCGAGTACGGCTATGGCGTTGGCCAAGGTGAAAGCGAGTTCCTCGGACGGCGTGGCCCCGGCTTCCTGCAGGTGGTAGCTGCAGATGTTGATCGGGTTCCACTTGGGAATATTGCTGACCGTGTACTCGATGATGTCGCCGGTGAGACGCATCGACTCGGTGGGAGGAAACACGTAGGTGCCCCGCGACAGGTACTCCTTGATGATGTCGTTCTGGATGGTCCCTTGCAGGCCGCCGGGGTCGACACCCTGGCGCTCGGCCACCGCGACGTACAGCGCCAGCAGCCAGGCAGCGGTGGCGTTGATGGTCATTGACGTGTTCATGCGGTCCAACGGTATGTCGTTGAACAAGGTTTCCATGTCGGCGATGCTGTCAACCGGCACGCCGACTTTGCCTACTTCTCCGCGCGCCA
This genomic stretch from Candidatus Binatota bacterium harbors:
- a CDS encoding DUF4215 domain-containing protein, coding for NVDDSDACLSTCVLASCGDGIVQAGVEACDDGNTDDSDACLSTCVLASCGDGMLQASAETCDDGNLDNSDGCSNACLPQRFCGDGSNDRRLTASDALMLLRRAVGQNLVCPDYVCDVDGSGAITATDALMVLRKAVGSEVSLNCGPVTSVMFRVESGVPMVDLELLVEFDATVGDFVEEAGGLQCRAIDGAVSVSATRLSRQALRIELFSPGAVVVSPSNTVRCEFAPAVSELRESDFDLTVTGASDANSIGVVPLPAVRAIPW
- a CDS encoding SDR family oxidoreductase; amino-acid sequence: MKLDRQRAFITGAASGLGAEIALLYAANGARVYVSDINEDAAASVAARCCELTPGSVSGPCDVSDSSSVKAAFASLLTELGGIDILVNNAGIIHTDPEYLEANASAMQAQIEESMQGEGIKTHLRSIELLSDEMFDRMMRIHMYGTFYCSREALPLMREQGGGRIINMGSLMGAASLTGAPDYCAAKGAIMSFTRATAREAASYGVRANAIAPGFIKTPLLDPVDKTSLDMIAMQTPMQRLGTASEVATTALFLASDDSSFFTGQVLAPNGGIYMSQ
- a CDS encoding right-handed parallel beta-helix repeat-containing protein; its protein translation is MRISPAVAAWAMAVRRNPALVVLACTMLLSACWAVAPRSEPRLIVVNSSADSGNGTLRYAIESANASSQRSIIDIRLAPSDSIKPVTELPAIEASGLAIHGHGAWLVGGACGRSRGRRGCDGLVIKGPSVQVQELNARGFMFDGIAVIGASANGVVLSDCHCRDNLDDGIGITAGASGVLVEGCLLEGNGFRSKGKGVLVFDGSSAVLRGNTIRQNRDGVTVSRRSSVRLLDNRISANFDKGLGVSAASLTGSGNLITVNGLDDPAMSALSRDAGGTSRPPNGDGLRVGLGSRVELANTVISGNADAGVVVNDDSLLRLSGGRVTDNGSRGVVLHDRASVELRGVEVRGHGAGDLLVAEGATLTRQESAE
- a CDS encoding protein meaA; this encodes MASTDKAASKQVEKDRPWIFRTYSGHSSAEASNALYRGNLEKGQTGLSVAFDLPTQTGYDSDHPLARGEVGKVGVPVDSIADMETLFNDIPLDRMNTSMTINATAAWLLALYVAVAERQGVDPGGLQGTIQNDIIKEYLSRGTYVFPPTESMRLTGDIIEYTVSNIPKWNPINICSYHLQEAGATPSEELAFTLANAIAVLDEVKKRPGMDSETMVRVFGRISFFVNASIRFIEETCKMRAFVETWDKLGRERYGVEDPKLRRFRYGVQVNSLGLTEQQPENNAIRIALEMLGVVLSKKARARAVQLPAWNEALGLPRPWDQQWALRTQQIMAYETDLLEYADILDESPVVQAKVDSLIAEAYEELERIDEMAGAVEAVEAGYMKQRLVDSNARRLRRIEAGEQCVVGVNRWAESEPSPLTSDMDNAILKVDVSAEREQIERLEAFRAKRNKDDIAPALQALRDSATSGSNIMESSIAAASAGLTTGEWSQVLRDVFGEYRAPTGVGGQSAADSDAVVAVREKVKALGERLGHTLRLLVGKPGLDGHSNGAEQIAVRARDCGMEVIYHGIRLTSDEIVATAQEEDVDAIGLSILSGSHMTLVPDLVDKMKKLELEDVTLVVGGIIPDADADQLKALGVAGVYTPRDFELTSIMNDIVELVSNKRG